Proteins from a single region of Catenulispora acidiphila DSM 44928:
- the tyrS gene encoding tyrosine--tRNA ligase, protein MTDIVDDLKWHGLLALSTDEDALRKAFADGPVIFYVGFDPTAPSLHFGNLVQMIAARRLQEAGHTPLILIGGSTGLIGDPKPNAERTLNSKETVAEWVVRIRDQVSRFISFEGPNAARVVNNLDWTAPMSAIDFLRDIGKHFRVGKMLSKDAVSARLNSEAGISYTEFSYQVLQGMDYLELYRQYGCTLQTGGSDQWGNITAGVDLIHKAEGVSVHALATPLLLKADGTKFGKTESGTVWLSGDLMTPYAFYQFFLNSEDAMVISYLKVFSFRSREEIEELERLTMEKPQMRAAQKALAEEVTTLVHGAEATAQVIAASKALFGQGDLTELDEPTLRAALSELPGTKTAELVPVAQLLADTGLVVSRGAGRRTINEGGAYVNNRKIEAEDEAPTKEDLLHGRWLVLRRGKRTLGAVEVGD, encoded by the coding sequence GTGACCGACATCGTCGATGACCTGAAGTGGCACGGGCTGCTGGCCCTGTCCACGGACGAGGACGCGCTGCGTAAAGCGTTCGCCGACGGACCGGTCATCTTCTATGTGGGCTTCGACCCGACCGCTCCCAGCCTGCACTTCGGCAATCTGGTCCAGATGATCGCCGCCCGGCGCCTCCAGGAGGCCGGCCACACGCCGCTGATCCTGATCGGCGGCTCGACCGGACTGATCGGCGATCCCAAGCCGAACGCCGAGCGCACGCTGAACAGCAAGGAGACGGTCGCGGAGTGGGTCGTCCGGATCCGTGACCAGGTCTCCCGCTTCATCTCCTTCGAGGGACCCAACGCCGCGCGCGTGGTGAACAACCTCGACTGGACCGCGCCGATGTCCGCGATCGACTTCCTGCGGGACATCGGCAAGCACTTCCGCGTCGGGAAGATGCTCTCCAAGGACGCGGTGAGCGCGCGCCTGAACTCCGAAGCCGGAATCAGCTACACGGAGTTCAGCTACCAGGTCCTCCAAGGGATGGACTACTTGGAGCTGTACCGGCAGTACGGCTGCACCCTGCAGACCGGTGGCAGCGACCAGTGGGGCAACATCACCGCCGGCGTCGACCTGATCCACAAGGCCGAAGGCGTCTCGGTACACGCACTGGCGACACCGCTGCTGCTTAAGGCGGACGGTACGAAGTTCGGCAAGACCGAGTCCGGCACAGTGTGGCTCTCCGGGGACCTCATGACGCCGTACGCGTTCTACCAGTTCTTCCTGAACTCCGAAGACGCGATGGTGATCAGCTACCTGAAGGTCTTCAGCTTCCGGTCCCGCGAGGAGATCGAGGAGTTGGAACGCCTGACGATGGAGAAGCCACAGATGCGCGCGGCGCAGAAGGCGCTCGCCGAGGAGGTCACGACGCTGGTGCACGGAGCCGAGGCGACCGCACAGGTGATCGCGGCGTCCAAGGCGCTGTTCGGGCAGGGCGACCTGACCGAGCTCGACGAGCCCACCCTGCGTGCGGCGCTGTCCGAGCTGCCCGGCACGAAGACCGCCGAACTGGTGCCCGTCGCCCAACTCCTGGCCGACACCGGCCTGGTCGTCAGCCGCGGCGCCGGCCGCCGCACCATCAACGAGGGCGGCGCGTACGTGAACAACCGCAAGATCGAGGCCGAGGACGAAGCGCCGACCAAGGAGGACCTCCTCCACGGCCGCTGGCTGGTCCTCCGGCGCGGCAAGCGGACCCTCGGCGCGGTCGAAGTCGGGGACTGA
- a CDS encoding DNA-3-methyladenine glycosylase, which produces MPVVPRSFFSRPAEDVAPDLLGCLLVRDSAEGRRVLRITEVEAYAGPLDPASHGYRGKTPRTAVMFGPPGFLYVYFTYGMHYCINFVCSPDEECSAVLIRAGEIVEGVDLARVARSGSTDRDLARGPARLTKALGLGREDNGRDLCDGGALTVLERESSDFTVATGPRVGVSTATEIPWRFWIEGDRTVSAYKAHKARVRPSATPS; this is translated from the coding sequence ATGCCTGTCGTGCCGCGCTCGTTCTTCTCGCGTCCTGCTGAGGACGTCGCCCCGGACCTTCTCGGGTGTCTGCTGGTTCGGGACAGTGCGGAGGGGCGTCGTGTCTTGCGCATTACCGAGGTCGAGGCGTACGCCGGTCCGTTGGATCCCGCCTCCCACGGCTATAGAGGGAAGACTCCGCGGACCGCAGTAATGTTCGGGCCTCCCGGGTTCTTGTACGTCTACTTCACCTACGGCATGCATTACTGCATCAACTTCGTCTGTAGTCCTGACGAGGAGTGTTCGGCGGTCCTTATCCGTGCCGGGGAGATCGTCGAGGGAGTCGATCTGGCACGCGTTGCACGGAGCGGTTCGACGGACCGAGACCTGGCGCGCGGTCCGGCGCGGCTCACCAAGGCGCTCGGTCTGGGTCGGGAGGACAACGGTCGCGACCTGTGCGACGGCGGTGCGTTGACGGTCCTGGAGCGTGAGTCCTCGGACTTCACTGTGGCCACCGGTCCGCGGGTCGGAGTGTCGACCGCTACCGAGATCCCTTGGCGTTTCTGGATCGAGGGGGACAGGACGGTCAGCGCATATAAGGCGCACAAAGCGCGGGTGCGGCCGTCCGCCACGCCGTCCTGA
- a CDS encoding protein-tyrosine phosphatase family protein: MRTTGRGRDHGDWDDVPREPWSEVAPRLWMGGHEYIAGDGEWTTAVVADQFDVVYSLHFREGYGPGTGVDHHVLEVPDDVLTARQIFAVEKFAASAALDYAAGRRVLVRCRAGMNRSGLVVAEVLIRCGYTAPDAIAMIRRRRAAGALSNLSFVAYLETGLGLAAELSALGTGS, encoded by the coding sequence TTGCGGACGACTGGGCGCGGGCGGGATCACGGCGACTGGGACGACGTCCCGCGTGAGCCGTGGTCGGAGGTGGCGCCGCGGCTGTGGATGGGCGGCCACGAGTACATAGCGGGCGACGGGGAGTGGACTACGGCTGTAGTGGCCGACCAGTTCGACGTCGTCTATAGCCTGCACTTCAGGGAGGGGTACGGACCGGGCACCGGAGTGGACCACCATGTGCTGGAGGTGCCAGACGACGTGCTGACTGCGCGACAGATCTTCGCAGTGGAGAAGTTCGCGGCGTCGGCGGCGCTGGACTACGCCGCCGGGCGGCGGGTGCTGGTGCGGTGCCGGGCTGGGATGAACCGCTCGGGGCTGGTTGTCGCTGAGGTGCTTATACGGTGCGGCTATACAGCTCCGGACGCTATAGCGATGATCCGCAGGCGGCGTGCGGCTGGGGCGCTGAGCAACCTGTCTTTCGTGGCGTACCTGGAGACCGGGTTGGGGCTGGCGGCTGAGCTTTCGGCGCTGGGGACCGGTAGCTGA
- the argH gene encoding argininosuccinate lyase — protein MSNPAPKSQLWGSRFSGGPSEALAALSASVHFDWRLARYDLAGSRAHARVLNRAGLLSGTDLAAMLAGLDALEADVVSGAFLPTVADEDCHTALERGLIEKVGAELGGRLRAGRSRNDQIATLGRMFLRDHARQIAALVADLQQALIDQASAHLDVAMPGRTHLQHAQPVLFAHHVLAHAQALSRDAERLRDWDKRADVSAYGSGALAGSTLGLDPEAVAADLGFSASAANSIDGTASRDVFAEFAFVTAMIGIDVSRIAEEIILWTTKEFSFVTLDDAFATGSSIMPQKKNPDIAELARGKSGRLIGNLTGLLATLKALPLAYNRDLQEDKEPVFDSVDTLEVLLPAFTGMIATMTVHGDRMAALAPEGFSLATDVAEWLVRQGVPFRVAHEVAGGSVRYCEERGITLEELTDAQLAEISPLLTPNVKEVLSVEGSLASRDGRGGTAPKRVAEQLEALVGAVAEQREWAGR, from the coding sequence ATGAGCAACCCGGCACCGAAGTCGCAGCTTTGGGGCTCCCGCTTCTCCGGCGGGCCGTCCGAGGCACTGGCCGCCCTGTCTGCGTCCGTGCACTTCGACTGGCGCCTGGCGCGGTACGACCTGGCCGGCTCGCGGGCCCACGCCCGCGTCCTGAACCGGGCCGGGCTGCTGAGCGGCACCGACCTGGCCGCGATGCTGGCCGGGCTGGACGCGCTGGAGGCCGACGTGGTCTCCGGGGCGTTCCTGCCCACGGTCGCCGACGAGGACTGCCACACCGCGCTGGAGCGCGGCCTGATCGAGAAGGTCGGCGCCGAACTCGGCGGCCGGCTGCGCGCCGGCCGCAGCCGCAACGACCAGATCGCCACCCTCGGCCGGATGTTCCTGCGCGACCACGCGCGGCAGATCGCCGCGCTGGTCGCGGACCTCCAGCAGGCGCTGATCGACCAGGCGTCGGCGCACCTGGACGTCGCCATGCCCGGCCGCACGCACCTGCAGCACGCGCAGCCGGTGCTGTTCGCGCACCATGTGCTGGCCCACGCCCAGGCGCTGTCCCGGGACGCCGAGCGGCTGCGGGACTGGGACAAGCGGGCCGACGTCTCGGCGTACGGCTCCGGCGCGCTGGCCGGCTCGACCCTCGGGCTGGACCCCGAGGCGGTCGCCGCCGACCTCGGCTTCTCGGCCAGCGCCGCGAACTCCATCGACGGCACCGCCTCGCGCGACGTGTTCGCCGAGTTCGCGTTCGTCACCGCGATGATCGGGATCGACGTCTCCCGGATCGCCGAGGAGATCATCTTGTGGACCACGAAGGAGTTCTCCTTCGTGACCCTGGACGACGCCTTCGCCACCGGCTCCTCGATCATGCCGCAGAAGAAGAACCCGGACATCGCCGAGCTGGCGCGCGGCAAGTCCGGCCGGCTGATCGGCAACCTGACCGGCCTGCTGGCCACGCTCAAGGCCCTGCCGCTGGCGTACAACCGGGACCTGCAGGAGGACAAGGAGCCGGTGTTCGACTCCGTCGACACGCTGGAGGTCCTGCTGCCGGCGTTCACCGGGATGATCGCGACGATGACCGTGCACGGCGACCGCATGGCGGCGCTGGCGCCGGAGGGCTTCTCGCTGGCCACGGACGTCGCCGAGTGGCTGGTGCGGCAGGGCGTGCCGTTCCGGGTCGCGCACGAGGTCGCCGGCGGCTCGGTGCGGTACTGCGAGGAGCGCGGCATCACGCTGGAGGAGCTGACTGACGCCCAGCTCGCGGAGATCTCGCCGCTGCTGACGCCGAACGTCAAGGAGGTCTTGAGCGTCGAGGGCTCGCTGGCCTCGCGCGACGGCCGGGGCGGCACGGCGCCCAAGCGGGTCGCCGAGCAGCTGGAGGCGCTGGTGGGCGCCGTCGCCGAGCAGCGGGAGTGGGCCGGGCGCTGA
- a CDS encoding arginine repressor, with protein MSEATVPQTRTARHQRIALLLERHSVRSQAELGRLLAEDGLSVTQATLSRDLDELGAVRVRDGASNLVYAIPAEGGDRTPVAAQPEPVFEHRLHRLLGELLVSAEASANLVVVRTPPGAAQFLASAFDKAQIPEILGSIAGDDTVLLISRDPDGGTALAAKLLAAAEN; from the coding sequence ATGAGCGAAGCCACCGTCCCGCAGACCCGCACCGCGCGCCACCAGCGGATCGCTCTGCTGCTGGAGCGGCACTCCGTCCGCTCCCAGGCCGAGCTGGGCCGGCTGCTGGCCGAGGACGGCCTGTCGGTCACCCAGGCCACGCTGTCGCGCGACCTGGACGAGCTCGGCGCGGTCCGGGTGCGCGACGGTGCCAGCAACCTGGTGTACGCGATCCCGGCCGAGGGCGGCGACCGCACGCCGGTCGCCGCGCAGCCGGAGCCGGTGTTCGAGCACCGGCTGCACCGGCTGCTGGGCGAGTTGCTGGTCAGCGCCGAGGCCTCGGCGAACCTGGTGGTCGTGCGCACGCCTCCGGGCGCGGCGCAGTTCCTGGCCAGCGCCTTCGACAAGGCGCAGATCCCGGAGATCCTGGGCAGCATCGCCGGCGACGACACGGTGCTGCTGATCAGCCGCGATCCGGACGGCGGCACGGCGCTGGCGGCGAAGCTGCTGGCGGCGGCTGAGAACTGA
- the argF gene encoding ornithine carbamoyltransferase, with amino-acid sequence MVRHFLRDDDLSPADQQRVLDLAAAFKKAPLDHQVLAGPLAVAVIFDKPSTRTRVSFSVGIAQLGGYPLVIDSGNSQLGRGEEIGDTARVLERQVAAIVWRTFSQARIEELAAASSVPVINALTDDFHPCQILADLQTVREHKGHLAGLTMTYLGDAANNMANSYLLGGATAGMHVRVCGPAEYLPRPDIVADAERIASATGGSVAVTTDVAEACAGADVLVTDTWVSMGQEDEKAARVEIFKPYALDEAALALGAPDAIVLHCLPAYRGYEIAASVIDGPQSVVWDEAENRLHAQKALLAFLLESSL; translated from the coding sequence ATGGTCCGCCACTTCCTCCGCGACGACGACCTGAGCCCCGCCGACCAGCAGCGGGTCCTGGACCTGGCCGCCGCGTTCAAGAAGGCTCCGCTGGACCACCAGGTGCTGGCCGGGCCGCTGGCGGTCGCCGTCATCTTCGACAAGCCCTCGACCCGCACCCGGGTCTCCTTCAGCGTCGGGATCGCCCAGCTCGGCGGCTACCCGCTGGTCATCGACTCCGGCAACAGCCAGCTCGGCCGGGGTGAGGAGATCGGCGACACCGCGCGGGTGCTGGAGCGGCAGGTCGCGGCGATCGTCTGGCGCACCTTCAGCCAGGCTCGGATCGAGGAGCTGGCCGCGGCGTCCTCGGTCCCGGTGATCAACGCCCTGACCGACGACTTCCACCCCTGCCAGATCCTCGCCGACCTGCAGACGGTGCGCGAGCACAAGGGGCACCTCGCCGGGCTCACCATGACCTACCTCGGCGACGCCGCCAACAACATGGCGAACTCCTACCTGCTCGGCGGCGCCACGGCGGGCATGCACGTGCGCGTCTGCGGACCGGCCGAATATCTGCCGCGGCCGGACATCGTCGCCGACGCCGAGCGGATCGCCTCCGCCACCGGCGGCTCGGTCGCGGTCACCACCGACGTCGCCGAGGCCTGCGCCGGAGCCGACGTTCTGGTCACCGACACCTGGGTCTCGATGGGGCAGGAGGACGAGAAGGCGGCGCGCGTGGAGATCTTCAAGCCCTACGCTCTCGACGAGGCCGCGCTGGCGCTCGGTGCCCCGGACGCGATAGTCCTTCACTGCCTCCCGGCGTATCGGGGCTATGAGATAGCGGCCTCGGTGATCGACGGCCCGCAGAGCGTGGTGTGGGACGAGGCGGAGAACAGGCTCCACGCGCAGAAGGCCCTGCTAGCTTTTCTGTTGGAGTCCTCCCTATGA
- a CDS encoding acetylornithine transaminase, producing MNAVVASGNAGKAGQEHPAVGETELFGETGLPVVEPGYGQAWTERYSEALMNTFGAPQKVLVRGEGVYVWDADGRRYLDLLAGIAVNALGHAHPLIVQAVTTQLTTLGHISNFFASAPQIVLAERLVELLGQANDTDARVFFCNSGAEANEAAFKVARRTGRTKMVSTEGSFHGRTMGALALTGKAAIREPFEPLPGDVSFVPYGDIAALEAAIDDQTAAFIVEPIQGEKGVITAAPGYLRAAREITARHGALLILDEVQTGIGRTGKWFGHSGTGVVPDVVTLAKGLGGGMPIGACVGLGRAASLLGPGQHGSTYAGNPVACAAGLAVLHAIERDDILANVRAVGAHLTAGVKALNHPAVAGVRGEGLLLAIMLNGPYSAEAAKAALDAGFIINAPAPDAIRLAPPLILTTAQADEFLAALPALLDTATASSKDA from the coding sequence ATGAACGCCGTGGTCGCATCAGGCAATGCAGGCAAAGCAGGGCAGGAACACCCTGCGGTCGGCGAGACTGAGCTGTTTGGAGAGACCGGCTTGCCGGTCGTCGAGCCCGGATACGGCCAGGCCTGGACGGAGCGCTACAGCGAAGCGCTGATGAACACCTTCGGCGCGCCGCAGAAGGTGCTGGTGCGCGGCGAGGGCGTCTACGTCTGGGACGCCGATGGACGCCGCTACCTGGACCTGCTGGCCGGCATCGCGGTCAACGCCCTCGGGCACGCGCATCCGCTGATCGTGCAGGCCGTCACCACGCAGCTGACCACGCTCGGCCACATCTCGAACTTCTTCGCCTCCGCCCCGCAGATCGTGCTCGCCGAGCGCCTGGTCGAGCTGTTGGGGCAGGCCAACGACACCGACGCCCGGGTGTTCTTCTGCAACTCCGGCGCCGAGGCCAACGAGGCGGCGTTCAAGGTCGCGCGCCGCACCGGCCGCACCAAGATGGTCTCCACCGAGGGCTCCTTCCACGGCCGGACCATGGGAGCTCTGGCACTGACCGGCAAGGCGGCGATCCGCGAGCCGTTCGAGCCGCTGCCGGGGGACGTGTCCTTCGTGCCCTACGGCGACATCGCAGCGCTCGAAGCCGCGATCGACGACCAGACCGCGGCGTTCATCGTCGAGCCGATCCAGGGGGAGAAGGGCGTCATCACCGCGGCGCCCGGCTACCTGCGGGCGGCGCGCGAGATCACCGCGAGGCACGGCGCGCTGCTGATCCTCGACGAGGTGCAGACCGGCATCGGCCGCACCGGCAAGTGGTTCGGGCACAGCGGCACCGGCGTGGTCCCCGATGTGGTCACCCTGGCCAAGGGTCTCGGCGGCGGCATGCCGATCGGCGCGTGTGTGGGTCTGGGACGCGCCGCGTCGCTGCTCGGTCCCGGCCAGCACGGCTCCACTTACGCCGGCAACCCGGTCGCCTGTGCGGCGGGTCTGGCCGTGCTGCACGCGATCGAGCGCGACGACATCCTGGCGAACGTCCGGGCGGTCGGCGCGCACTTGACCGCCGGCGTCAAGGCTCTGAACCACCCGGCTGTCGCCGGAGTGCGCGGCGAGGGACTGCTGCTGGCGATCATGCTCAACGGTCCCTACTCCGCCGAGGCGGCCAAGGCCGCGCTGGACGCCGGATTCATCATCAACGCCCCGGCTCCCGACGCCATCCGCCTCGCCCCGCCGCTGATCCTGACCACCGCGCAGGCCGACGAGTTCCTGGCCGCGCTGCCCGCCCTGCTCGACACCGCCACCGCTTCTTCGAAGGACGCCTGA
- the argB gene encoding acetylglutamate kinase — MSTAQSLAAAASARRHDALAKAGILTEALPWLSALHGKTIVVKFGGNAMIDKELEAAFAKDIVFLRYAGLRPVVVHGGGPQINAQLDRLGIEHRFAGGLRVTTDETMDVVRMVLTGQVQRDIVGIINTHGPFAVGMSGEDADTLKAIKRHAVVDGQSVDIGRVGDIEAVNPGAINALLDDGRIPVVSSIARAADGTGVYNVNADTAAAALAVGLGAEKLVVLTDVEGLFADWPASDEVISRLSADELAELLPTLSAGMVPKMEACLRAVRGGVPRAHVLDGRVPHALLLEVFTDEGIGTMVVPA, encoded by the coding sequence ATGAGCACTGCGCAATCCCTCGCCGCCGCCGCCAGCGCGCGCCGGCACGACGCCCTGGCCAAGGCCGGCATCCTCACCGAAGCCCTGCCCTGGTTGTCGGCCCTGCACGGCAAGACCATCGTGGTGAAGTTCGGCGGCAACGCCATGATCGACAAGGAGCTGGAGGCGGCGTTCGCCAAGGACATCGTCTTCCTGCGCTACGCCGGTCTGCGGCCGGTTGTCGTGCACGGCGGCGGCCCGCAGATCAACGCCCAGCTGGACCGGCTCGGCATCGAGCACCGCTTCGCCGGCGGGCTGCGGGTCACCACCGACGAGACCATGGACGTGGTCCGCATGGTGCTCACCGGCCAGGTGCAGCGGGACATCGTCGGGATCATCAACACCCACGGCCCGTTCGCCGTCGGGATGTCCGGCGAGGACGCCGACACGCTCAAGGCGATCAAGCGGCACGCGGTCGTCGACGGCCAGAGCGTGGACATCGGCCGGGTCGGCGACATCGAGGCGGTCAACCCCGGCGCCATCAACGCCCTGCTGGACGACGGCCGCATCCCGGTCGTGTCCTCCATCGCCCGCGCCGCCGACGGCACCGGGGTCTACAACGTCAACGCCGACACCGCCGCCGCGGCGCTCGCCGTCGGGCTCGGCGCCGAGAAGCTGGTGGTCCTCACCGACGTCGAGGGCCTGTTCGCCGACTGGCCGGCCTCCGACGAGGTGATCAGCCGGCTGTCCGCCGACGAGCTCGCCGAGCTGCTGCCGACGCTGTCCGCCGGGATGGTGCCGAAGATGGAGGCCTGCCTGCGCGCGGTGCGCGGGGGCGTGCCGCGCGCGCACGTCCTGGACGGCCGGGTGCCGCACGCGCTGTTGCTGGAGGTTTTCACCGACGAGGGGATCGGAACGATGGTGGTGCCGGCATGA
- the argJ gene encoding bifunctional glutamate N-acetyltransferase/amino-acid acetyltransferase ArgJ yields the protein MSVTSAKGFRASGIAAGIKDSGNPDLALVVNDGPLTAAAGVFTSNRVKAAPVVWSEQVLKSGAVKAVVLNSGGANACTGPAGFQDTHKTAEELAALLDASAAEVAVCSTGLIGVRLPMEALLSGLKTAAGALAADGGAAAATAIMTTDTVAKTAEARGTGYAVGGMAKGAGMLAPGLATMLVVLTTDAVADAGVLDSVLRAATKVTFDRVDSDGCMSTNDTVLLLASGASETVPDLAEFQAAVTSVCADLARQLIGDAEGATKDIAVEVVRAASEDEAVQVAKAVTRSNLFKCAMYGNDPNWGRVLSAVGTTDAAFEPDQLSVAINNVWVCRDGGVGEDRDLVDLTGREVKVTVDLAAGTSSATVWTNDLTPGYVHENSAYSS from the coding sequence ATGAGTGTCACCTCCGCGAAGGGCTTCCGGGCTTCCGGGATCGCCGCCGGAATCAAGGACTCCGGGAACCCGGACCTCGCGCTGGTCGTCAACGACGGTCCGCTGACCGCCGCCGCCGGCGTCTTCACCTCCAACCGCGTGAAGGCCGCCCCGGTCGTGTGGTCCGAGCAGGTCCTCAAGAGCGGCGCGGTCAAGGCCGTGGTCCTGAACTCCGGCGGCGCGAACGCCTGCACCGGCCCGGCCGGCTTCCAGGACACGCACAAGACCGCCGAGGAACTCGCCGCGCTGCTGGACGCCTCGGCCGCCGAGGTCGCCGTGTGCTCCACCGGCCTGATCGGCGTCCGGCTGCCGATGGAGGCGCTGCTGTCCGGGCTGAAGACCGCCGCCGGGGCGCTCGCCGCCGACGGCGGAGCGGCCGCCGCGACCGCGATCATGACCACCGACACCGTCGCCAAGACCGCCGAGGCGCGCGGCACCGGCTACGCCGTCGGCGGCATGGCCAAGGGCGCCGGGATGCTGGCGCCGGGTCTGGCCACGATGCTCGTCGTGCTGACCACCGACGCGGTGGCCGACGCCGGCGTGCTCGACTCCGTGCTGCGCGCCGCCACGAAGGTCACCTTCGACCGCGTCGACTCCGACGGCTGCATGTCCACGAACGACACCGTCCTGCTGCTCGCCTCCGGTGCCTCCGAGACCGTGCCGGACCTCGCCGAGTTCCAGGCCGCCGTCACCTCGGTGTGCGCCGACCTCGCGCGCCAGCTCATCGGCGACGCTGAAGGCGCGACCAAGGACATCGCCGTGGAGGTCGTCCGCGCCGCCAGCGAGGACGAGGCGGTCCAGGTCGCCAAGGCTGTCACCCGCAGCAACCTGTTCAAGTGCGCGATGTACGGCAACGACCCGAACTGGGGTCGGGTCCTGTCCGCGGTCGGGACCACCGACGCGGCGTTCGAGCCCGACCAGCTCTCGGTCGCCATCAACAACGTCTGGGTCTGCCGCGACGGCGGCGTCGGTGAGGACCGCGACCTGGTCGACCTGACCGGCCGCGAGGTCAAGGTCACCGTCGACCTCGCCGCCGGCACCTCCTCGGCGACCGTCTGGACCAACGACCTGACGCCCGGGTACGTCCACGAGAACTCGGCGTACTCCTCATGA
- the argC gene encoding N-acetyl-gamma-glutamyl-phosphate reductase, with translation MTYTAAVAGATGYAGGELLRLLLGHPDFQIGALTAGTSAGTRLGEHQPHLAPLADRVVADTTPETLAGHDVVFLALPHGQSAAIAEALGPDTLIVDCGADYRLADAGVWEKFYGSPHAGTWPYGLPELPGARAALTGAKRVAVPGCFPTVSTLALAPAVGAGLVEPDVVVVAATGTSGAGKSLKPNLLGSEIMGNVAAYNIGGVHRHSPEIAQNLGAVAGQAVTVSFTPLLVPMPRGILATCTAKVKPGVGEEQLRDAYLKAYGDEPFVTVLPQGQLPTTAAVLGANTVQIQVAFDEAAGRAVVVGAIDNLTKGTAGGALQCANLALGLPEPAGLSTVGIAP, from the coding sequence ATGACCTACACGGCGGCGGTGGCCGGAGCCACCGGCTACGCGGGCGGCGAGCTGCTGCGGCTCCTGCTCGGGCATCCAGACTTCCAAATAGGCGCGCTCACCGCGGGGACGAGCGCCGGGACCCGATTGGGCGAGCACCAGCCGCATCTGGCGCCGCTGGCCGACCGCGTGGTCGCCGACACCACGCCGGAGACGCTGGCCGGGCACGACGTCGTCTTCCTCGCCCTGCCGCACGGACAGTCCGCCGCGATCGCCGAAGCGCTGGGACCGGACACCCTGATCGTCGACTGCGGCGCCGACTACCGCCTCGCCGACGCCGGGGTCTGGGAGAAGTTCTACGGCTCCCCGCACGCCGGGACCTGGCCCTACGGCCTGCCCGAGCTGCCCGGCGCGCGCGCCGCGCTCACCGGCGCCAAGCGGGTCGCCGTCCCCGGATGCTTCCCGACCGTCTCCACGCTCGCGCTCGCCCCGGCCGTCGGCGCCGGGCTGGTCGAGCCAGACGTGGTCGTGGTCGCCGCGACCGGGACCTCCGGCGCCGGCAAGTCCCTGAAGCCGAACCTGCTCGGCTCGGAGATCATGGGCAACGTCGCCGCGTACAACATCGGCGGCGTCCACCGGCACAGCCCGGAGATCGCGCAGAACCTCGGCGCGGTCGCGGGACAAGCGGTGACCGTGTCCTTCACGCCGCTGCTGGTCCCCATGCCGCGCGGGATCCTCGCCACCTGCACCGCGAAGGTGAAGCCGGGCGTCGGCGAAGAGCAGCTGCGGGACGCCTATCTGAAGGCGTACGGCGACGAGCCGTTCGTGACCGTCCTGCCGCAGGGGCAGCTGCCCACGACGGCCGCGGTCCTCGGAGCGAACACCGTGCAGATCCAGGTCGCGTTCGACGAGGCGGCCGGGCGCGCCGTCGTCGTCGGCGCGATCGACAACCTCACCAAGGGCACCGCCGGCGGCGCCCTGCAGTGCGCCAACCTCGCGCTCGGCCTGCCGGAGCCCGCCGGTCTGAGCACCGTCGGGATCGCGCCGTGA